The DNA region CGTCAGGCAGTACGACGCGACGGTCAACTACGCGCAGGGCTCCGTCTTCGGCCTCACCCGCACCAGTGTGTGCGCCGAGCCCGGCGACTCCGGCGGCTCGTTCATCTCGGGCAGCCAGGCGCAGGGCGTGACCTCCGGCGGCTCCGGCAACCGCACGTCCGGCGGGACCACCTACTTCCAGCCCGTCAACCCGATCCTCGACACCTACGGCCTCACCCTCGCCACCGGCTGATCCCCGGACCGGCAGGTGCCCGCTTCCCGACCGCCGGCGGGAGGCGGGCACTTCGTCATGGCCGCCCACGCAGAAGGCCGTCCACGGCGCCGCCCGGAAGACAGCCACCCCTCCGCCCCCTGCGGCACACTCAACATTCAGCCACAGTTCCCCGAATGTTCATCCGGAGCACCCCCGGAGCACCTCCCTCCCGGCGGTTCAGGCCCAGGCCGACGCGCTGAGGCGGCACCGCGACCCAACGGTGATCTCACGCCCCTTGACGGCGCCGTTGTTAGCGTTAACACTTCATGTCACGCCAGGCCAGAGCTACCGCAGCCCCGACGTTCCACAGCGCGAGGGACCGCTCCGGCCGGCCCCCGCTCGACCGCTCCCAGTCGCCCAACCAGGGTCGCTCTGCGCCGGTCGCGGAACATCATCACTGGAGGAACTGTGCGGAAGCTTTCAGCGGGCCTCGTCGCGGTGGGCCTGGTGCTCTCGCTGGCGGCCTGCGGCCAGAGCGCCAACGGCGTCGGCGACGGGGCGGCCAAGGGCGACGCCAAGGGCGGGCTCGTCGGCATCGCCATGCCGACCAAGTCGTCGGAGCGCTGGATCAACGACGGCAACAACATGGTCAAGGACTTCCAGGCCAAGGGCTACAAGACCGACCTTCAGTACGGCGACAACGTGGTGGAGAACCAGGTCTCCCAGGTCGAGAACATGATCACCAAGGGCGCCAAGCTGCTGGTGATCGCCGCCATCGACGGCTCCTCCCTCACCAACGTGCTGCAGAAGGCCGCCGACGCGCACATCCCGGTGATCTCCTACGACCGGTTGATCCGGGGCACCCAGAACGTCGACTACTACGCGACCTTCGACAACTTCAAGGTCGGCGTCCTCCAGGGCGGCTACATCGTCGACAAGCTCGGTCTCAAGGACGGCAAGGGCCCGTTCAACATCGAGCTGTTCGCCGGCTCGCCGGACGACAACAACGCCACCTTCTTCTTCAACGGCGCGATGAGCGTCCTCAAGCCGTACATCGACAGCAAGAAGCTCGTCGTGCAGAGCGGCCAGACCGACTTCAACCAGGTCGCCACGCTGCGCTGGGACGGCGGGGTCGCCCAGTCCCGGATGGACAACCTGCTGAGCAAGGCCTACACCACCGCCCACGTCGACGCGGTGCTGTCGCCGTACGACGGCATCTCGATCGGCATCCTCTCCTCGCTCAAGGGCGTCGGCTACGGCACCGCGAAGTCGCTGCCGATCGTCACGGGCCAGGACGCCGAACTGGCCTCGGTGAAGTCGATCATCGCGGGCGAGCAGACCGAGACCGTCTACAAGGACACCCGCCAACTGTCCAAGGTCGCCGTCCAGATGGGCGACGCGCTGCTGACCGGCGGGAAGCCCGAGGTCAACGACACCACCCAGTACAACAACGGCGTGAAGACCATCCCGGCGCAGCTGCTCCAGCCGGTCAGCGTCGACAAGGACAACTACCAGAAGGTCCTGGTCGACAGCGGTCAGTACACCGCTGACCAGCTCAAGTAGCCCGCGTGGCCCGGCGTACCGGGCCCCGCGCCGAACCGGCGGTGCGACGCCCGGAAGTCCTGTCCGCGCCGCACCGCCCCGAACGATACGGACGCACAAGCATGGCTGGACCCGTTCTCGAAATGCGGTCGATCAGCAAGTCGTTCCCCGGCGTCAAGGCGCTCTCCGAGGTCAACCTGACCGTGGCCGCCGGCGAGGTGCACGCCATCTGCGGTGAGAACGGCGCCGGCAAGTCCACCCTGATGAAGGTGCTCAGCGGCGTCCACCCGCACGGCAGTTACGAGGGCGAGATCCTCTTCGAGGGCGAGCCCTGCCGGTTCAGGGACATCCGGGCCAGCGAGCAGCGCGGCATCGCGATCATCCACCAGGAACTGGCGCTGGTGCCGTACCTGTCCGTCGCCGAGAACGTCTTCCTGGGCAACGAGCACGCCAAGCGGGGCATCATCAGCTGGCGCCGGACGCTCACCCACGCCGGCGAACTGCTGCGGCAGGTCGGCCTGGACGAGAGCCCGCACACCCGGGTCGCCGACCTCGGCGTGGGCAAGCAGCAGCTGGTCGAGATCGCCAAGGCGCTGGCCAAGAAGGTCAAACTGCTGATCCTGGACGAGCCGACCGCCGCGCTGAACGACGAGGACAGCCGCAAGCTCCTCGACCTGATCCTCGAGCTCAAGGCGCGGGGCATCTCCTGCATCATCATCTCGCACAAGCTGAACGAGATCGCCCGGGTCGCCGACGCCGTCACCATCCTGCGCGACGGGCAGACCATCGAGACCATCGCGATCGGCGCCGAGGGCATCTCCGAGGACCGGATCATCCGCGGCATGGTCGGCCGGGACCTGGAGCACCGCTATCCCGAACGCACCCCGGAGATCGGCGAGGTCGCCTTCGAGGTCGAGGACTGGACCGTCCGGCACCCGATCGACCAGCAGCGCACGGTGGTGGACGGCGCCTCGCTGAACGTGCGGCGCGGCGAGATCGTCGGCATCGCCGGGCTGATGGGCGCCGGTCGCACGGAACTCGCGATGAGCGTCTTCGGCCGCTCGTACGGGCGCTGGGGCGGTGGCCGGGTGCTGCTGCACGGCCGGGAGGTCCGCACCCGGACGGTGCCGGAGGCGATCGGCCACGGCATCGCCTACGTCACCGAGGACCGCAAGCAGCTCGGCCTCAACCTCATCGACGACATCAGCCGGAACATCTCGCTGAGCGCGCTCGGCAAGGTCGCCCGGTACGGCCGGGTCGACCGGCACGAGGAGAGCAAGGTCGCCGAATCGTTCCGGCGGACCATGAACATCAAGGCCCCGACGGTGTTCACCCGGACCGGCACGCTCAGCGGCGGCAACCAGCAGAAGGTCGTCCTCAGCAAGTGGATCTTCGCCGAGCCGGAGGTGCTGATCCTCGACGAGCCCACCCGGGGCATCGACATCGGCGCCAAGGCGGAGATCTACACCGTGATCGCCGAACTGGCCGCCCAGGGAAAGGCCGTGCTCGTCATCTCGTCCGAACTCCCCGAACTCCTGGGCCTGTGCGACCGGATCTACACCATGGCCGAAGGCCGGATCACCGGCGAGGTCGCCCGTGCCGACGCCACCCAGGAATCCCTCATGCGGCTCATGACCATGAGCGCCGCATCCAGCAACGAGCAGGTTTGACATCCTCCTCGCCCTCACGGACGGGGATTCCTCCCGCGCCTGCGGCACGAATACCCGTGGTTCGCAGGTCGCCGAGGCGGGTTCCCCGTTCAACAGGCCGTGCCTGGCGTGGGATCGCCACGCCGGGTCCTGCCGGCCCTCCAGGGGCGTTTAGCCTGTCCGCCTGCCCGGCGGCCAGGATGTTGCGAGCAGCGTTGAGGTCACGGTCATGCAGAACACCACACGTCGAACAGGCCCACTCCCGCACCTGCAGGGGCTTGGGACCGTCACGGTGCCCGCACGCCGAGCAGAGCCGGGAGGACGGGAACGTGCGGTGCACGACGTGGACAGTGCGACCGTAACGGCCCGCCTTCTCCTCGAGCAGGCGCCGGAAAGTGGCCCATCCAGCGTCGTGGACGGACATGGCCAGACGGCCCCTTGCGAGGCCGCGCACGTTCAGGTCCTCCAGGTACACCGCTTGCTTCTCGCGGATGATCCTGGTGGTCTGCTTGTGCAACCAGTCCATGCGGGTGTCGGCCACCTCGGCATGCGCCCTGGCGACCTTCTTCCCGGCCTTGGCCCCGTTCTTCGACCCCTTGGCCTTGCGCGACAGCTCCCGCTGCGCGGCCTTGGGCTTCCTCTCCGCCTTGCGCAGGAAGCGAGGGTTGTCGATCACCCTGCCGTCCGAGAGGACGGCGTAGGTGGTCAGCCCGAGGTCAGTACCGACCTCCGCGGGAACCTCGGGCAGGTGGTCGGGTTCCACGTCCACCACGAACGAGGCGTGGTACCGACCTGCCCCATCCAGCACGATCGTCACCGACGACGGGTCGGCCGGAAGCGCGCGGGACCACTTGACCCGCACGTCACCGATCTTCGTCAGGTTCAGCTTCCCGTTGCCCCGGATACGGAAGCCGTTGCGGGTGAACCGCAACGACTGCCGGCCGTCCTTGCGCGACTTGAACCGGGGAAGGCCCACTGGACGCCCAGCACGCTTGCCGGACACCGACCCGAAGAAGTTCCGGTAGGCCGCGTCCAGCTCCCGAAGGGACTGGATCAGCGGATCCACACCCACCGAGGAAAGCCACGCCCGCTCGGCGGTCTTCTTCGCCGCCGTGATCACCAGCTTCTGCAGATCAGCGCTCCGCGGATACGGCAGCCCGGCCTTCCGCGCCTCCTTCCGAGCCGCCAACGCGTCGTTATCCACCACCCGCGCACACCCGAACTTCCGGGCCAGCACAGCGCGCTGACCTGCCGTCGGATAGATGCGATACGAGTGCCGGAGATGCACACGACCAACCTAACGGGGACCACTGACAATCCCCTCGTCCGAACCTACGAAGATCATCCCGCCGCTCCGGCGGTTTCAACCCACAGTCCCGTTCCTCCCCGCGCGAAGGGCCGGAGAGGAACGGGAGAACAAAGGTGACGCATGGCCCAGACCGAGATCATCCCGGACTCCACCCAGAACGGCCCGGCTCCCGAGGGCCCCGGCTCCTCCGTCGGTGCCGTCCTGGCCCGCACGCTGCGCGGCAACGTGCGCCAGTACGGCATGCTGGTCGCGCTGGCCCTGATCGTGGTGCTGTTCCAGATCTGGACGGACGGCATCCTCCTCCAGCCGCTCAACATCACCAACCTGATCCAGCAGAACGGCTACATCCTCATCCTGGCGATCGGCATGATGATCGTCATCATCGCCGGGCACATCGACCTCTCGGTCGGCTCACTGGCCGCCTTCGTCGGGGCCGCCGCCGCGGTGATGATGGTCGAGCACCACGTGTCGTGGCCCGTGGCGATGCTCGCGGCACTGGTGATCGGGGCCCTCGCCGGGGCCTGGCAGGGCTTCTGGATCGCCTACCTCGGGATCCCGTCGTTCATCGTCACCCTGGCGGGCATGCTGCTGTTCCGCGGCGGCACCCAGATCCTGCTGCAGGGCCAGTCGGTGGCACCGTTCCCCAAGGGCTTCCAGAGCATCAGCAGCGGCTTCCTCCCCGAGGTCGGCCCGCACACCAACTACCACAACCTCACCCTGCTGCTCGGTCTCGCCGTGCTGGCCGTCGCGGTCCTCCAGGAGCTGCGCGGCCGGCGGCAGACCGCCTCGTACGGGCTGGAGGTGCTCCCGCTCGGGCTGTTCCTGGCCAAGCTCGCCGTGATCACGGCGGCCGTGTTCACGTTCACACTGCTGCTGGCCAGCTACCACGGCGTGCCGATCGTCCTGCTGATCCTCGGCGCCCTGCTGGTCGGCTTCGGCTACCTGATGCGCAACTCGATCATCGGCCGACACACCTACGCCATCGGCGGCAACGAGGCGGCGGCCAAGCTCTCCGGGGTGAAGAGCAAGCGGGTCGTCTTCCTGGCCTTCACCAACATGGGCGTCCTCGCGGCGCTGGCCGGGCTGGTGTTCGCCGCGCGGCTCAACGCCGGCACCCCGCAGGCCGGCATCAACTTCGAGCTGGAGGCGATCGCCGCCGCCTTCATCGGCGGCGCCTCCGCCAGCGGCGGCGTGGGCACCGTCATGGGCGCGATCATCGGCGGCCTGGTGCTCGGCGTGCTGAACAACGGCATGTCGCTGGTCGGCGTCGGCACCGACTACCAGCAGGTGATCAAGGGCCTGGTGCTGCTCGCGGCCGTGGGCTTCGACGTCTACAACAAGCGCCGGGCCGGTTCCTGACCGGTCGGCGGGGCAGGACGGGCACGGTGCCGAGGCACCGCGCCCGTCCTGCCCCGTTTCCACCGCCGATGCCGAGGGGACGGGCAACAACCCCGAACCGATCGACTGTGCGAAGGAGTGGCATGCCCCCGCGTTACTCCGAGGACTTCTCCCCCGGACACGGCATGGCGCCACCGCGCGCCGCACCCGCCTCGGACGCCCCCGCCTGGACCTGAACGGCGACTGGGCCTTCCGGTTCTCCCCCGTGGGCCCGGATGCCCCGGACGGCTTCGAGCAGCCGGGGTTCGACGACGTGACCCTGCTCGCCCGGCCGGTGGGCGGCATCCGCGACGTGTTCGTGCACGCCGACCACGACGCCCTGACCGGCGGCGGGCGGCTGCGCGTCGAGGTGGACGCCGACGCCCCCGTCACGTCGAGCGTCCCGGGGCTCGGCGTGTCCGGTGCGCCGGTTGACGAGCCCCTGGTGATCGACCGGGTGCGGCCGTGGAGCGCCGAGGTTCCGCTACGAGGCCGTACCGGCCTCGGCCGCCGAACGGGTCCGGCTGCGCATCGGATTCCGCACCGTCGCCATCGACGGATCGGGGGTGCTCACCGTCAACGGACGCCGGGTGGTGCTGCGGGTCGTCAACCGCCACGAGTTCGCCCCGGACGCCGGTCGCACGCTCGATGTCGAGACGATGCGGCAGGACGTGGACACGGGCATCGACTTCGCCCAGGGGAAGCCCGAGTTCACGGTGCGGGTCGGTCTCGGCGGCGCGCAGCACGGCGCCTTCTCGACCGGAGCCGCCGCGAACTGGA from Kitasatospora cathayae includes:
- the chvE gene encoding multiple monosaccharide ABC transporter substrate-binding protein; translated protein: MRKLSAGLVAVGLVLSLAACGQSANGVGDGAAKGDAKGGLVGIAMPTKSSERWINDGNNMVKDFQAKGYKTDLQYGDNVVENQVSQVENMITKGAKLLVIAAIDGSSLTNVLQKAADAHIPVISYDRLIRGTQNVDYYATFDNFKVGVLQGGYIVDKLGLKDGKGPFNIELFAGSPDDNNATFFFNGAMSVLKPYIDSKKLVVQSGQTDFNQVATLRWDGGVAQSRMDNLLSKAYTTAHVDAVLSPYDGISIGILSSLKGVGYGTAKSLPIVTGQDAELASVKSIIAGEQTETVYKDTRQLSKVAVQMGDALLTGGKPEVNDTTQYNNGVKTIPAQLLQPVSVDKDNYQKVLVDSGQYTADQLK
- the mmsA gene encoding multiple monosaccharide ABC transporter ATP-binding protein, with translation MAGPVLEMRSISKSFPGVKALSEVNLTVAAGEVHAICGENGAGKSTLMKVLSGVHPHGSYEGEILFEGEPCRFRDIRASEQRGIAIIHQELALVPYLSVAENVFLGNEHAKRGIISWRRTLTHAGELLRQVGLDESPHTRVADLGVGKQQLVEIAKALAKKVKLLILDEPTAALNDEDSRKLLDLILELKARGISCIIISHKLNEIARVADAVTILRDGQTIETIAIGAEGISEDRIIRGMVGRDLEHRYPERTPEIGEVAFEVEDWTVRHPIDQQRTVVDGASLNVRRGEIVGIAGLMGAGRTELAMSVFGRSYGRWGGGRVLLHGREVRTRTVPEAIGHGIAYVTEDRKQLGLNLIDDISRNISLSALGKVARYGRVDRHEESKVAESFRRTMNIKAPTVFTRTGTLSGGNQQKVVLSKWIFAEPEVLILDEPTRGIDIGAKAEIYTVIAELAAQGKAVLVISSELPELLGLCDRIYTMAEGRITGEVARADATQESLMRLMTMSAASSNEQV
- a CDS encoding RNA-guided endonuclease InsQ/TnpB family protein, with amino-acid sequence MHLRHSYRIYPTAGQRAVLARKFGCARVVDNDALAARKEARKAGLPYPRSADLQKLVITAAKKTAERAWLSSVGVDPLIQSLRELDAAYRNFFGSVSGKRAGRPVGLPRFKSRKDGRQSLRFTRNGFRIRGNGKLNLTKIGDVRVKWSRALPADPSSVTIVLDGAGRYHASFVVDVEPDHLPEVPAEVGTDLGLTTYAVLSDGRVIDNPRFLRKAERKPKAAQRELSRKAKGSKNGAKAGKKVARAHAEVADTRMDWLHKQTTRIIREKQAVYLEDLNVRGLARGRLAMSVHDAGWATFRRLLEEKAGRYGRTVHVVHRTFPSSRLCSACGHRDGPKPLQVREWACSTCGVLHDRDLNAARNILAAGQADRLNAPGGPAGPGVAIPRQARPVERGTRLGDLRTTGIRAAGAGGIPVREGEEDVKPARCWMRRSWS
- the mmsB gene encoding multiple monosaccharide ABC transporter permease yields the protein MAQTEIIPDSTQNGPAPEGPGSSVGAVLARTLRGNVRQYGMLVALALIVVLFQIWTDGILLQPLNITNLIQQNGYILILAIGMMIVIIAGHIDLSVGSLAAFVGAAAAVMMVEHHVSWPVAMLAALVIGALAGAWQGFWIAYLGIPSFIVTLAGMLLFRGGTQILLQGQSVAPFPKGFQSISSGFLPEVGPHTNYHNLTLLLGLAVLAVAVLQELRGRRQTASYGLEVLPLGLFLAKLAVITAAVFTFTLLLASYHGVPIVLLILGALLVGFGYLMRNSIIGRHTYAIGGNEAAAKLSGVKSKRVVFLAFTNMGVLAALAGLVFAARLNAGTPQAGINFELEAIAAAFIGGASASGGVGTVMGAIIGGLVLGVLNNGMSLVGVGTDYQQVIKGLVLLAAVGFDVYNKRRAGS